The following proteins are encoded in a genomic region of Pseudoxanthomonas suwonensis 11-1:
- a CDS encoding Bax inhibitor-1/YccA family protein: MRSGNPALKESTFLDLGSGTVVSRDGGAMTLNGTVNKTGILLLLAVLTASFAWSQVQVTEYGVTGMGYVWGGLIGGFILALVTIFKKEWAPVTAPAYALVEGLFLGAISSMFEARYPGIVMQAVMLTFGTLFALLFAYRSGLIRATENFKLGVVAATGGIALVYLATIVLGFFNIQIPFIHESGLIGIGFSLFVVVIAALNLVLDFDFIETGVEQGAPKFMEWYGAFGLMVTLVWLYIEFLRLLAKLQSRD, translated from the coding sequence ATGCGCAGCGGCAATCCCGCACTCAAGGAATCCACCTTCCTCGACCTCGGCAGCGGCACCGTCGTGTCGCGCGACGGCGGTGCGATGACCCTCAACGGCACGGTCAACAAGACCGGCATCCTGCTGCTGCTGGCGGTGCTGACCGCCTCCTTCGCCTGGTCGCAGGTGCAGGTCACCGAGTACGGCGTGACCGGCATGGGCTATGTCTGGGGCGGCCTGATCGGCGGCTTCATCCTGGCCCTGGTCACCATCTTCAAGAAGGAATGGGCGCCGGTGACCGCGCCGGCCTACGCGCTGGTCGAGGGCCTGTTCCTGGGCGCCATCTCCTCCATGTTCGAGGCGCGCTACCCAGGCATCGTGATGCAGGCGGTGATGCTGACCTTCGGCACCCTGTTCGCCCTGCTGTTCGCCTACCGCAGCGGCCTGATCCGCGCCACCGAGAACTTCAAGCTCGGCGTCGTGGCGGCCACCGGCGGCATCGCCCTGGTCTACCTGGCCACCATCGTGCTGGGCTTCTTCAACATCCAGATCCCCTTCATCCACGAGTCCGGCCTGATCGGCATCGGCTTCAGCCTGTTCGTGGTGGTGATCGCGGCCCTGAACCTGGTGCTGGACTTCGACTTCATCGAGACCGGCGTCGAGCAGGGCGCGCCGAAGTTCATGGAGTGGTATGGCGCCTTCGGCCTGATGGTCACCCTGGTGTGGCTGTACATCGAGTTTCTGCGCCTGCTGGCCAAGCTGCAGTCGCGCGACTGA
- a CDS encoding isocitrate dehydrogenase → MTQKITVIRGDGIGPEIMDATLHVLDQLGAGLEYEFADAGIVALEKHGDLMPKETLESIARNKVALKSPLTTPVGGGFTSINVSLRRHFDLYANVRPAISFPNTRSRYENINMITVRENTEGAYLAEGQEVSADGEVAVSGAKVTRKGSERVVRYAFELARATGRKKVTAVHKANIIKSTSGLFLNVAREVAANYPEIEFQEMIVDNACMQLVMRPEQFDVLVTTNLFGDIISDLCAGLVGGLGLAPGANIGENAAIFEAVHGTAPDIAGKGIANPCALLLAAAQMLDHIGQPQNAERLRKAIVATLEAKDSLTGDLGGTGTTMGFAKAIASRI, encoded by the coding sequence ATGACCCAGAAGATCACGGTCATCCGCGGCGACGGCATCGGCCCGGAGATCATGGACGCGACCCTGCACGTGCTCGACCAGCTTGGCGCTGGCCTGGAGTACGAGTTCGCCGACGCCGGCATCGTCGCGCTCGAGAAGCACGGCGACCTGATGCCGAAGGAGACCCTGGAGTCCATCGCGCGCAACAAGGTCGCCCTGAAGAGCCCGCTGACCACCCCGGTCGGTGGCGGCTTCACCTCGATCAACGTCAGCCTGCGCCGCCACTTCGACCTGTACGCCAACGTGCGCCCGGCCATCTCGTTCCCGAACACCCGTTCGCGCTACGAGAACATCAACATGATCACGGTGCGCGAGAACACCGAGGGCGCCTACCTGGCCGAGGGCCAGGAAGTGTCGGCCGACGGCGAGGTCGCGGTCTCCGGCGCCAAGGTCACACGCAAGGGCTCCGAGCGCGTCGTCCGCTACGCCTTCGAGCTGGCCAGGGCCACCGGCCGCAAGAAGGTCACCGCGGTGCACAAGGCGAACATCATCAAGTCGACCTCGGGCCTGTTCCTGAACGTCGCCCGCGAGGTCGCCGCGAACTACCCGGAGATCGAGTTCCAGGAAATGATCGTGGACAACGCCTGCATGCAGCTGGTGATGCGTCCGGAGCAGTTCGACGTCCTGGTCACCACCAACCTGTTCGGCGACATCATCTCCGACCTCTGCGCCGGCCTGGTGGGCGGCCTGGGCCTGGCCCCGGGCGCCAACATCGGCGAGAACGCGGCGATCTTCGAGGCCGTGCACGGCACCGCGCCGGACATCGCCGGCAAGGGCATCGCCAACCCCTGCGCCCTGCTGCTGGCGGCCGCGCAGATGCTGGACCACATCGGCCAGCCGCAGAACGCCGAGCGCCTGCGCAAGGCCATCGTGGCGACCCTGGAAGCCAAGGACTCGCTGACCGGCGACCTGGGCGGCACCGGCACCACCATGGGTTTCGCCAAGGCCATCGCCAGCCGCATCTGA